The Streptomyces nitrosporeus genome includes a window with the following:
- a CDS encoding L,D-transpeptidase has product MNGLPISGASAGADKGRRGRGAQGLMALVLGALLLLVTACGGSGAAADKGEDGKGTGGGGADTAASQAVVTIAPKDGADDVATSGALKVTAAQGKLSTVEVADPKGNEVEGKIAADGLSWVPDRHLAAATRYTVHAVAKDAEGRQSAKDTTFTTLVPQNTFIGHYTPEDGSTVGVGMPVSINFTRGITDPEAVEKAIRVTAEPAVEIEPHWFGNDRLDFRPEKYWAAGTKVTLRLDLDGVEGRPGVYGKQAKTVKFTIGRSQVSTVDARSHRMTVVRDGEQIKDIPISAGAPSTTTYNGQMVISEKLKVTRMNGDTVGFGGEYDIKDVPHAMRLSTSGTFIHGNYWGASGIFGSTNTSHGCVGLRDVRGAWDKTTPAAWFFDNSLIGDVVVVKNSEDKVIQPENGLNGWNMDWSEWTA; this is encoded by the coding sequence GTGAACGGGCTGCCGATATCGGGGGCATCGGCCGGGGCGGACAAGGGGCGGAGGGGGCGCGGGGCCCAGGGCCTCATGGCGCTGGTACTCGGCGCGCTGCTCCTGCTGGTGACGGCGTGCGGGGGGAGCGGCGCGGCCGCGGACAAGGGCGAGGACGGCAAGGGGACCGGTGGCGGGGGCGCCGACACCGCCGCCTCGCAGGCGGTGGTGACCATCGCGCCGAAGGACGGCGCCGACGACGTGGCGACCAGCGGGGCCCTGAAGGTCACCGCCGCCCAGGGCAAGCTGAGCACCGTCGAGGTCGCCGACCCCAAGGGCAACGAGGTCGAGGGCAAGATCGCCGCGGACGGGCTGAGCTGGGTGCCCGACCGGCACCTGGCCGCCGCGACCAGGTACACGGTGCACGCGGTCGCGAAGGACGCCGAGGGCCGCCAGTCGGCGAAGGACACCACCTTCACGACGCTGGTCCCGCAGAACACCTTCATCGGGCACTACACCCCCGAGGACGGTTCCACGGTCGGCGTCGGCATGCCGGTGTCGATCAACTTCACCCGGGGCATCACCGACCCGGAGGCCGTGGAGAAGGCGATCCGGGTGACGGCCGAGCCGGCCGTGGAGATCGAGCCCCACTGGTTCGGCAACGACCGCCTCGACTTCCGCCCCGAGAAGTACTGGGCCGCGGGCACGAAGGTGACCCTGCGCCTGGACCTGGACGGGGTGGAGGGACGGCCGGGCGTCTACGGCAAGCAGGCCAAGACGGTGAAGTTCACCATCGGCCGCAGCCAGGTCTCCACCGTCGACGCGCGCTCGCACCGGATGACGGTGGTCCGGGACGGCGAGCAGATCAAGGACATCCCGATCTCGGCGGGCGCACCGTCCACGACCACGTACAACGGGCAGATGGTCATCAGCGAGAAGCTCAAGGTGACCCGGATGAACGGTGACACCGTCGGCTTCGGCGGCGAGTACGACATCAAGGACGTGCCGCACGCGATGCGCCTGTCCACCTCGGGCACCTTCATCCACGGCAACTACTGGGGCGCCTCCGGCATCTTCGGCTCGACCAACACCAGCCACGGCTGTGTCGGTCTGCGGGACGTGCGCGGAGCCTGGGACAAGACGACCCCCGCCGCCTGGTTCTTCGACAACTCGCTGATCGGCGACGTCGTGGTGGTCAAGAACTCCGAGGACAAGGTGATCCAGCCGGAGAACGGCCTCAACGGCTGGAACATGGACTGGTCGGAGTGGACCGCCTGA
- a CDS encoding GntR family transcriptional regulator, translating to MQVVVFRIDRRSGVATYLQIVRQVEQALRMGALVEGDRLPTAAQVAAATKVNPNTTLKAYRELERAGLAEVRQGAGTFITRSLAEPGSDPEWPLRSSLNEWLHQARAEGLGAAEVRELFRASFETVFTTGTGTGTETAASPGAGTAAGTAAGTG from the coding sequence ATGCAGGTGGTCGTGTTCCGCATCGACCGGCGCAGCGGGGTGGCGACCTACCTCCAGATCGTCCGGCAGGTCGAACAGGCCCTGCGGATGGGCGCCCTGGTGGAAGGTGACCGGCTGCCCACGGCCGCCCAGGTCGCCGCCGCCACCAAGGTCAACCCCAACACGACGCTCAAGGCCTACCGCGAGCTGGAGCGCGCGGGGCTGGCCGAGGTGCGTCAAGGGGCGGGGACGTTCATCACCCGGTCCCTGGCGGAGCCGGGTTCGGACCCCGAGTGGCCGTTGCGCTCCTCACTGAACGAATGGCTGCACCAGGCGCGGGCCGAGGGTCTCGGCGCCGCGGAGGTACGGGAGCTGTTCCGCGCCTCCTTCGAGACCGTGTTCACCACCGGAACCGGAACCGGAACCGAAACCGCGGCCTCGCCCGGGGCCGGGACCGCGGCCGGGACCGCGGCCGGAACCGGCTGA
- a CDS encoding EF-hand domain-containing protein: MADIESARKAFERFDQNGDGRITAAEYKSAMAQLGDPYVTETVAQAVINAHDGNGDGELTFDEFWASQNKA, encoded by the coding sequence GTGGCGGACATCGAGTCGGCACGCAAGGCTTTCGAGCGCTTCGACCAGAACGGCGACGGCCGGATAACGGCGGCCGAGTACAAGAGCGCGATGGCGCAGCTCGGCGATCCCTACGTCACGGAGACCGTGGCCCAGGCGGTCATCAACGCGCACGACGGCAACGGCGACGGCGAGCTCACCTTCGACGAGTTCTGGGCCTCGCAGAACAAGGCCTGA
- a CDS encoding ATP-binding protein: MMVGMAGLEGVEQPRPRSSAAAARWMTAAEDELAFKALELFGNPTEGEVRLPSRPESAATARRITTCVMLRQWNLPPQTVEYGELLVSELVGNAVRHTGARVFGLRMLRRRGWIRIEVRDPSRGLPCLMPVRAMDVSGRGLFLVDKLSDRWGVDLLPRGKTTWFEMRILDR; this comes from the coding sequence ATGATGGTGGGCATGGCGGGCCTGGAGGGTGTGGAGCAGCCGCGACCGCGCAGCAGTGCGGCGGCGGCACGCTGGATGACAGCCGCGGAAGACGAACTGGCGTTCAAGGCGCTGGAGTTGTTCGGGAATCCGACGGAGGGCGAGGTGCGGCTGCCCTCGCGGCCGGAGTCCGCGGCCACCGCGCGGCGGATCACCACCTGCGTGATGCTGCGCCAGTGGAACCTCCCGCCGCAGACCGTCGAGTACGGCGAGCTGCTGGTCTCCGAGCTCGTCGGCAACGCGGTGCGGCACACCGGGGCACGGGTCTTCGGGCTGCGGATGCTGCGGCGCCGGGGCTGGATCCGGATCGAGGTGCGCGACCCCTCGCGCGGGCTGCCGTGCCTGATGCCCGTGAGGGCCATGGACGTCAGCGGGCGCGGGCTCTTCCTGGTGGACAAGCTCTCCGACCGGTGGGGCGTCGATCTCTTACCCCGCGGCAAGACGACCTGGTTCGAGATGCGCATCCTGGACCGCTGA
- a CDS encoding terpene synthase family protein — protein sequence MEATKSAAWRWAEENGLSLSPAARKKMLRTRPELWISLIFPGASQQHLDLFCQWLFWAFLVDDEFDDGPAGRDPRVCGRAIARLVDVLDGAGPQVPMEHALVELRERTCPGRSPDWVRQFRRDTVAWLWTYYAETVERAAGKVPSRAEFTLHRRDSVAMQPFLDLHEITAGIDLPEYARSLPAYIALRTAVTDHSGLCNDICSFEKEALLGYEHNAVRLIQRDRGSTLQEAVDEAGVQLARIAERVRRAEGELIGEIAAAGIEGPVREALERCVRDYRGLVRGDFDYHARAERYTRPDLTEPEGRETLSRHFAA from the coding sequence ATGGAAGCGACCAAGTCGGCGGCCTGGCGGTGGGCGGAGGAGAACGGCCTCTCCCTCTCCCCCGCGGCGCGGAAGAAGATGCTCCGGACCCGGCCCGAACTCTGGATCTCACTCATTTTCCCCGGCGCTTCCCAGCAGCACCTCGACCTCTTCTGCCAATGGCTGTTCTGGGCGTTCCTGGTGGACGACGAATTCGACGACGGGCCCGCGGGCCGCGACCCCCGGGTGTGCGGGAGGGCGATCGCCCGGCTGGTGGACGTCCTGGACGGCGCCGGGCCCCAGGTCCCCATGGAGCACGCGCTCGTGGAGTTGCGGGAGCGCACCTGTCCGGGCCGGTCCCCCGACTGGGTCCGGCAGTTCCGCCGCGACACCGTCGCCTGGCTCTGGACGTACTACGCGGAGACCGTGGAGCGCGCCGCGGGAAAGGTCCCCAGCCGGGCCGAGTTCACGCTGCACCGCCGGGACTCCGTCGCGATGCAGCCCTTCCTGGACCTGCACGAGATCACCGCCGGGATCGACCTCCCGGAGTACGCCCGCAGCCTGCCCGCGTACATCGCGCTGCGCACCGCGGTGACGGACCACTCCGGCCTGTGCAACGACATCTGCTCGTTCGAGAAGGAGGCCCTCCTCGGGTACGAGCACAACGCGGTCCGGCTCATCCAGCGGGACCGCGGCTCCACCCTCCAGGAGGCGGTGGACGAGGCCGGGGTGCAGCTCGCGCGGATCGCCGAGCGGGTCCGGCGGGCCGAGGGGGAGCTGATCGGGGAGATCGCGGCCGCGGGCATCGAGGGCCCGGTACGGGAGGCCCTGGAGCGCTGCGTACGTGATTACCGGGGCCTGGTGCGCGGCGACTTCGACTACCACGCGCGCGCGGAACGCTATACCCGTCCCGACCTGACGGAGCCGGAGGGGCGGGAGACGCTCTCCCGCCACTTCGCCGCCTGA
- a CDS encoding ABC transporter ATP-binding protein, with product MAETNTPAASGAAWALEARGLGKRYRRGWALRDCSFRLPAGRICGLVGPNGAGKSTLLGMATRQVVPTEGELRAFGVPVSDPATMPRYAFLAQDKPLFKRFTVAESLRMGAELNPGWDMAAAERIVCAGGIPMEARTGTLSGGQRTRVAFALAFGKRPDLLLLDEPMSDLDPLARDEMSTLLMAEAVERGTTVVMSSHMLTELEDMCDYLLVLSQGRVRMAGDADALVPAHRMVTGVAENGALPAALLGHTVVESRIQGRQFQAMVRTDGPLGGGWQVSEPSLEEVLLAHLRSPDVPALYTPGARTEAEGATTV from the coding sequence GTGGCTGAGACGAACACGCCGGCCGCCTCCGGGGCCGCCTGGGCCCTGGAGGCACGCGGCCTGGGCAAGCGGTACCGCCGGGGCTGGGCACTGCGGGACTGCTCCTTCCGGCTGCCGGCCGGCAGGATCTGCGGCCTGGTCGGGCCGAACGGCGCCGGGAAGAGCACCCTGCTGGGCATGGCCACCCGCCAGGTCGTCCCGACGGAGGGCGAACTGCGGGCGTTCGGGGTCCCGGTGAGCGACCCGGCGACGATGCCGAGATACGCCTTCCTCGCGCAGGACAAGCCCCTGTTCAAGCGGTTCACCGTCGCCGAGTCCCTGCGGATGGGCGCCGAGCTCAACCCGGGCTGGGACATGGCCGCGGCGGAGCGGATCGTCTGCGCGGGCGGCATACCGATGGAGGCCAGGACCGGCACGCTCTCCGGCGGGCAGCGGACCCGGGTCGCCTTCGCGCTCGCCTTCGGCAAGCGGCCGGACCTGCTGCTGCTGGACGAGCCGATGTCCGATCTGGACCCGCTGGCCCGGGACGAGATGAGCACCCTGCTGATGGCGGAGGCCGTGGAGCGCGGCACGACCGTGGTGATGTCCTCGCACATGCTCACCGAACTGGAGGACATGTGCGACTACCTGCTGGTCCTCTCCCAGGGCCGGGTCCGGATGGCCGGGGACGCGGACGCGCTGGTCCCCGCCCACCGGATGGTGACCGGGGTCGCCGAGAACGGCGCGCTGCCGGCCGCCCTCCTCGGCCACACGGTCGTCGAGAGCCGGATCCAGGGGCGGCAGTTCCAGGCGATGGTGCGGACCGACGGCCCGCTCGGCGGCGGCTGGCAGGTGTCCGAGCCCAGCCTGGAGGAAGTGCTGCTCGCCCATCTCCGCTCGCCGGACGTACCCGCGCTGTACACACCCGGCGCCCGCACCGAGGCCGAGGGGGCCACGACCGTATGA
- a CDS encoding STM4015 family protein: MYTFPPCADPADLPDAGSVAWRLSCGQYMSDDDATTRWQRFTETVELEKVRAVVLGHPWYGWDCGGGDRYLIDARERLTALEAVFLGDLEDEESMISTIGLHDLAPLLEAFPGLRELAVRGGEDLDFPVTGHQELRSLRVESGGLPPEAAEHIAAAELPSLERLELWLGDDWYGGGTTVEQLAPLLAGQGKPALRHLGLQNSPVQDELAAALASAPVVSQLRTLKLSMGVLSDTGAEALLHGQPLTGLDELDLSHHFLSHAMMLRLWKALEPAGVRVDLSGRSEPDEDDDEEDGDGRYIAVSE; this comes from the coding sequence GTGTACACCTTCCCCCCTTGCGCGGACCCCGCGGACCTGCCCGACGCCGGCTCCGTGGCCTGGCGCCTGTCGTGCGGGCAGTACATGAGCGACGACGACGCGACGACGCGCTGGCAGCGGTTCACCGAAACGGTCGAGCTGGAGAAGGTGCGGGCCGTCGTCCTCGGCCACCCCTGGTACGGCTGGGACTGCGGCGGCGGGGACCGTTACCTCATCGACGCGCGTGAGCGGCTCACCGCGCTGGAGGCGGTCTTCCTCGGCGACCTGGAGGACGAGGAGTCGATGATCTCCACCATCGGGCTCCACGACCTCGCCCCTCTGCTGGAGGCGTTCCCCGGGCTCCGGGAGCTGGCGGTACGCGGCGGGGAGGACCTGGACTTCCCGGTGACGGGCCATCAGGAACTGCGGTCCCTGCGGGTCGAGTCCGGCGGGCTGCCTCCCGAGGCCGCCGAGCACATCGCCGCGGCCGAACTGCCCTCGCTGGAGCGGCTGGAGCTCTGGCTCGGAGACGACTGGTACGGCGGCGGCACGACCGTCGAGCAGCTCGCCCCCCTGCTGGCCGGCCAGGGCAAGCCCGCCCTGCGCCATCTGGGGCTGCAGAACAGCCCGGTGCAGGACGAGCTGGCCGCCGCGCTGGCCTCGGCCCCTGTCGTGTCCCAGCTGCGCACGCTGAAGCTGTCGATGGGCGTCCTCTCCGACACGGGTGCCGAGGCGTTGCTGCACGGGCAGCCGCTCACCGGTCTCGACGAACTCGACCTCTCCCACCACTTCCTCAGCCACGCCATGATGCTGCGGCTGTGGAAGGCGCTGGAGCCGGCCGGGGTCCGGGTGGACCTGAGCGGCCGGAGCGAGCCGGACGAGGACGACGACGAGGAGGACGGGGACGGACGCTACATCGCCGTCTCCGAGTGA
- a CDS encoding enoyl-CoA hydratase/isomerase family protein, translating into MTVTLEVRDHVGTIRLDRPPMNALDTGVQDRLRELAAEASRRDDVRAVILYGGEKVFAAGADIKEMQVMDHAAMVGRSKDLQDAFTAVARIPKPVVAAVTGYALGGGCELALCADFRIAADNAKLGQPEILLGLIPGAGGTQRLARLVGPAKAKDLIFTGRQVKAEEALAIGLVDRVVPAAEVYGQALAWASRLAKGPALALRAAKEAVDAGLETDIDTGLTIERTWFAGLFATEDRERGMRSFVEEGPGKATFL; encoded by the coding sequence ATGACCGTAACCCTCGAAGTACGTGACCACGTCGGCACGATCCGGCTGGACCGCCCGCCGATGAACGCCCTCGACACCGGCGTCCAGGACCGGCTGCGCGAACTCGCCGCCGAGGCGTCCCGGCGCGACGACGTGCGGGCCGTGATCCTCTACGGCGGCGAGAAGGTGTTCGCGGCGGGCGCGGACATCAAGGAGATGCAGGTGATGGACCACGCGGCCATGGTCGGGCGGTCCAAGGACCTTCAGGACGCCTTCACCGCCGTGGCCCGCATCCCCAAGCCCGTGGTGGCCGCCGTCACCGGGTACGCGCTCGGCGGCGGCTGCGAACTCGCCCTCTGCGCCGACTTCAGGATCGCCGCCGACAACGCGAAGCTGGGGCAGCCGGAGATCCTGCTGGGCCTGATCCCCGGGGCCGGCGGCACCCAGCGCCTGGCCCGGCTCGTCGGCCCGGCCAAGGCCAAGGACCTGATCTTCACGGGCCGTCAGGTGAAGGCCGAGGAGGCGCTGGCGATCGGCCTGGTCGACCGGGTGGTGCCCGCCGCCGAGGTCTACGGGCAGGCACTCGCCTGGGCCTCCCGGCTCGCCAAGGGGCCCGCGCTGGCCCTGCGGGCCGCCAAGGAGGCCGTGGACGCCGGGCTGGAGACGGACATCGACACCGGGCTCACCATCGAACGGACCTGGTTCGCCGGGCTGTTCGCGACCGAGGACCGCGAGCGGGGGATGCGCAGCTTCGTGGAGGAGGGGCCGGGCAAGGCCACCTTCCTCTGA
- a CDS encoding peptidoglycan recognition protein family protein has protein sequence MRVKRRIWATAAVATTAVAGVLVFEGVTGTSGMPEDARAASVPADVDVHASALKVSGDGTSASLAQRDSKPFSMLGVTWTDPSARVTGTVEARTRSSATGDWTAWLPLDTEIDGRTEAGQSGVRGSTEPRWVGPSDGVEVRVSTADGTSAGLPEGLRLDTVDPGRTTGTAPEPAAYAVDAADATDEPSQEPPVPPADGSGTEPSAEPEDTPTGPAGEQPSPTVTSDPPPPSAEPSAEPTTASPSASASTGAPSTAPSATVSPAPPSTMPQPPIVSRAGWNADESLNDESPDYMAKVKAVFVHHTAQTNSYSCADSPAIVRGLHAFHVKSNGWKDLGYNFLVDKCGTVFEGRKGGVDRAVQGAHTYGFNRETTGIAVIGMYTDTSAASPATAAVARVAAWKLGQYGGNPAGTTTLVAGAAGTNYSGKKFTAGTAYTFQQISGHRDGFNTQCPGGKLYAQLPVIRGYAAGPVAGLKVTSVSGAALSGSAYYTKAGITVGWSASTPSAFVKSYDLLVDGKSVATVKGTVASAKATLAAGSHKVQVRATHLSGRTSVSAAATVVADRTAPVFSTKPYLALRTGTVNTKAVPLTLKWKAADAVLLKDVRLTAPVAKTYGPTVTSASHTARPGTATAWKMTAYDRAGNAGSASVTGTPVILQESAAKRSGTWTTRTSSSYLGGKSYSSATKKASLTWTFTGRSASWVVSRAASSGQAYVYVDGVKAATVDLKSSKTAYRQAVWTKTWASSAKHTVKIVVVGTKGRPTLTTDGLVYLK, from the coding sequence GTGCGAGTGAAGCGAAGAATATGGGCCACGGCCGCCGTTGCCACGACGGCCGTGGCGGGCGTCCTGGTGTTCGAGGGGGTGACCGGCACCTCCGGTATGCCGGAGGACGCGCGTGCCGCGTCCGTCCCGGCCGACGTGGACGTGCACGCCTCGGCGCTGAAGGTGTCCGGTGACGGGACGTCCGCCTCCCTGGCGCAGCGGGACAGCAAGCCGTTCAGCATGCTGGGCGTCACCTGGACCGATCCCTCGGCCCGGGTGACGGGCACCGTCGAGGCCCGTACGCGGTCCTCCGCGACGGGCGACTGGACGGCCTGGCTGCCCCTGGACACCGAGATCGACGGCCGTACGGAAGCCGGGCAGTCCGGGGTCCGCGGCAGCACCGAGCCCCGCTGGGTCGGCCCGTCCGACGGTGTGGAGGTCCGGGTGTCCACGGCGGACGGCACCTCGGCCGGGCTTCCGGAGGGACTGCGGCTGGACACCGTGGACCCCGGCCGCACCACGGGCACCGCGCCCGAACCCGCCGCCTACGCCGTCGATGCCGCCGACGCCACCGACGAGCCGTCCCAGGAGCCGCCCGTCCCGCCGGCCGACGGCTCCGGCACGGAGCCCTCCGCCGAACCGGAGGACACCCCCACCGGCCCGGCGGGCGAACAGCCCTCCCCCACGGTGACGTCGGACCCGCCGCCCCCGTCCGCGGAGCCGAGCGCGGAGCCCACCACGGCGTCCCCCTCGGCCTCGGCGTCCACCGGGGCCCCGTCCACCGCACCGAGCGCGACGGTGTCCCCCGCGCCGCCGTCGACGATGCCCCAGCCGCCGATCGTCTCCCGGGCCGGCTGGAACGCCGACGAGTCCCTCAACGACGAGTCCCCGGACTACATGGCCAAGGTCAAGGCCGTCTTCGTCCACCACACCGCGCAGACCAACTCCTACTCCTGCGCGGACTCCCCGGCGATCGTGCGGGGCCTGCACGCCTTCCACGTGAAGTCCAACGGGTGGAAGGACCTCGGCTACAACTTCCTGGTCGACAAGTGCGGCACCGTCTTCGAGGGCCGCAAGGGCGGCGTGGACCGCGCGGTCCAGGGCGCGCACACCTACGGCTTCAACCGTGAGACCACGGGCATCGCCGTCATCGGCATGTACACGGACACCTCGGCGGCGAGCCCCGCGACGGCCGCGGTCGCCCGGGTCGCCGCGTGGAAGCTGGGCCAGTACGGCGGCAACCCGGCGGGCACCACCACCCTGGTCGCGGGGGCCGCCGGGACGAACTACTCCGGCAAGAAGTTCACCGCCGGCACGGCCTACACCTTCCAGCAGATCTCCGGGCACCGCGACGGCTTCAACACCCAGTGCCCCGGGGGCAAGCTCTACGCCCAGCTCCCGGTGATCCGCGGATACGCGGCCGGTCCCGTGGCGGGGCTCAAGGTCACGTCGGTGTCGGGAGCCGCCCTGTCGGGCTCGGCGTACTACACCAAGGCCGGCATCACCGTCGGCTGGTCCGCCTCCACGCCGTCCGCCTTCGTCAAGTCCTACGACCTGCTGGTCGACGGGAAGTCCGTCGCCACCGTCAAGGGCACCGTCGCCTCCGCCAAGGCCACGCTCGCCGCGGGCAGCCACAAGGTCCAGGTGCGCGCCACCCATCTGTCGGGCAGGACCTCGGTGTCGGCGGCGGCCACCGTCGTCGCCGACCGCACCGCGCCGGTCTTCTCCACCAAGCCCTACCTCGCCCTGCGCACCGGCACGGTGAACACGAAGGCCGTCCCGCTCACCCTGAAGTGGAAGGCCGCCGACGCGGTGCTCCTCAAGGACGTGCGGCTGACCGCCCCGGTGGCGAAGACGTACGGGCCCACCGTCACCAGCGCCTCGCACACGGCCAGGCCCGGTACGGCCACGGCCTGGAAGATGACGGCCTACGACCGCGCGGGCAACGCCGGATCCGCCTCGGTCACGGGGACGCCGGTCATCCTCCAGGAGTCCGCGGCGAAGAGGAGCGGGACCTGGACGACGAGGACCTCCTCCAGCTACCTCGGCGGCAAGTCGTATTCGAGCGCGACCAAGAAGGCGTCCCTGACCTGGACGTTCACCGGCCGCTCGGCCTCCTGGGTGGTGTCCCGGGCCGCGTCCTCGGGCCAGGCGTACGTCTACGTCGACGGTGTGAAGGCGGCCACGGTGGACCTGAAGTCCTCCAAGACCGCCTACCGGCAGGCGGTCTGGACGAAGACCTGGGCGAGCTCAGCCAAGCACACGGTCAAGATCGTGGTGGTCGGCACGAAGGGACGGCCGACCCTCACGACCGACGGCCTGGTCTACCTCAAGTAG
- a CDS encoding L,D-transpeptidase, producing MNHEAKRARTGSASVLTWAGLFTVLALLAGCTEAATLFGDDRGPADTIRVVPRDGAENVDADSRVEVSVPDGRLERVRVTRIEDAEQREVEGRIADDGRSWRPHGGVHRLALAGKYRVEAVAVDGDGERSARSTTFRTAVPEDRFIGYFKPENRSTVGTGMIVSFDFSRPVENRAAVEKAIRITAEPEVEVAGHWFGASRLDFRPARYWRPGTEVTVDIGLRDVEGAPGVFGSQRKKVVFTVGREQVSVVDVRAHTMEVRRDGRVLGTVPVTAGAERTTTYNGKMVVSEMHEVTRMNGDTVGFGGEYDIKDVPHAIRLTKSGTFLHGNYWEPSAVFGARNTSHGCIGLRDEKGGNSRTPAGWFFERTLVGDVVEIVNSTDTTVAPDNGLGGWNLGWARWKEGSALR from the coding sequence GTGAACCACGAAGCGAAGAGAGCACGGACGGGTTCGGCCTCCGTGCTGACATGGGCAGGACTGTTCACCGTGCTGGCCCTGCTGGCGGGCTGCACCGAGGCGGCGACGCTCTTCGGGGACGACCGGGGCCCCGCGGACACCATCCGCGTCGTACCCAGGGACGGTGCCGAGAACGTGGACGCGGACAGCCGTGTCGAGGTGAGCGTCCCCGACGGGCGGCTGGAACGGGTCAGGGTGACACGGATCGAGGACGCGGAGCAGCGGGAGGTGGAGGGCCGGATCGCGGACGACGGCAGGTCGTGGAGACCCCACGGAGGGGTGCACCGGCTCGCGCTCGCCGGGAAGTACCGCGTCGAGGCCGTCGCGGTCGACGGCGACGGCGAACGGTCGGCCCGCAGCACCACGTTCAGGACCGCGGTCCCCGAGGACCGGTTCATCGGGTACTTCAAGCCGGAGAACCGGTCGACGGTCGGCACCGGGATGATCGTCTCCTTCGACTTCAGCCGGCCGGTGGAGAACCGCGCCGCGGTGGAGAAGGCGATCCGGATCACCGCGGAACCCGAGGTCGAGGTGGCCGGCCACTGGTTCGGGGCCTCCCGGCTGGACTTCCGGCCCGCCCGGTACTGGAGGCCGGGCACCGAGGTCACCGTCGACATCGGGCTGCGCGACGTGGAGGGCGCGCCCGGGGTGTTCGGCAGCCAGCGGAAGAAGGTGGTGTTCACCGTCGGCAGGGAGCAGGTCTCCGTGGTGGACGTCCGGGCCCACACCATGGAGGTCCGGCGCGACGGCCGGGTCCTCGGCACGGTGCCCGTCACCGCGGGCGCCGAGAGGACCACCACGTACAACGGCAAGATGGTGGTCTCCGAGATGCACGAGGTGACCCGGATGAACGGTGACACCGTCGGCTTCGGCGGCGAGTACGACATCAAGGACGTCCCGCACGCCATCAGGCTGACCAAGTCGGGCACCTTCCTGCACGGCAACTACTGGGAGCCGTCCGCGGTCTTCGGCGCCCGGAACACCAGCCACGGCTGCATCGGGCTGCGCGACGAGAAGGGCGGGAATTCCAGGACCCCCGCCGGATGGTTCTTCGAGCGGACCCTCGTCGGCGACGTGGTGGAGATCGTCAACTCCACGGACACCACGGTCGCGCCGGACAACGGGCTCGGCGGCTGGAACCTCGGGTGGGCGCGGTGGAAGGAGGGTTCGGCACTGCGCTGA
- a CDS encoding ABC transporter permease, whose translation MSTTLTGTPAGRTAPRRAVRGLTWLIWRQHRATWLCLLGVTVAVPLWIGYQRGQLVEVLDAAGWPERPAPTPVTGDQYDLLMMLLGALPVVLAVFLGAPLIAADSEQGTARLVSTQSVSRRRWLAAKLGWCLTATLVVCAVISAVHTWWWEPYRSVLSYTWLEGSVFDNTGPVLPALALFLTAAGVTIGVLVRRVLPSMLVTFLFAVAVETAWGMVRTHLAPSRTFVYPLEGELPARLSESYELDRWVANADGQLFGWGSCAEYTEKAQAACIADKGIVDNVVEYLGYDQMAAMQWTGAAVLLAGTALLTAFVVWQAPRRAL comes from the coding sequence ATGAGCACCACCCTGACCGGGACGCCCGCCGGACGTACCGCCCCCCGGAGGGCGGTACGCGGACTGACCTGGCTGATATGGCGCCAGCACCGGGCCACCTGGCTGTGCCTGCTGGGTGTCACGGTGGCCGTTCCGCTCTGGATCGGCTACCAGCGCGGGCAGTTGGTCGAGGTGCTCGACGCGGCCGGCTGGCCCGAGCGGCCGGCACCGACGCCGGTCACCGGCGACCAGTACGACCTCCTCATGATGCTGCTCGGCGCGCTGCCCGTCGTACTGGCGGTGTTCCTCGGTGCCCCGCTGATCGCCGCCGACAGCGAGCAGGGCACCGCCAGGCTCGTCAGCACCCAGTCCGTGTCCCGCCGGCGCTGGCTGGCCGCCAAACTGGGCTGGTGCCTCACCGCCACCCTGGTCGTCTGCGCGGTGATCTCCGCGGTCCACACCTGGTGGTGGGAGCCCTACCGTTCGGTGCTCTCGTACACCTGGCTGGAGGGTTCGGTGTTCGACAACACCGGCCCGGTGCTTCCCGCGCTCGCGCTCTTCCTGACCGCGGCCGGTGTGACCATCGGGGTGCTCGTGCGCCGGGTCCTGCCCTCGATGCTGGTCACGTTCCTCTTCGCGGTGGCGGTGGAGACCGCCTGGGGCATGGTCAGGACGCATCTGGCGCCGTCCCGCACCTTCGTCTATCCGCTGGAGGGCGAACTGCCCGCCCGTCTCTCCGAGTCGTACGAACTGGACCGCTGGGTGGCGAACGCCGACGGGCAGCTGTTCGGCTGGGGCTCCTGTGCCGAGTACACGGAGAAGGCGCAGGCCGCGTGCATCGCGGACAAGGGCATCGTCGACAACGTCGTCGAGTACCTCGGTTACGACCAGATGGCGGCCATGCAGTGGACCGGTGCCGCCGTCCTGCTGGCGGGAACCGCGCTGCTCACGGCGTTCGTCGTGTGGCAGGCGCCGCGGCGTGCGCTCTGA